One stretch of Miscanthus floridulus cultivar M001 chromosome 18, ASM1932011v1, whole genome shotgun sequence DNA includes these proteins:
- the LOC136521891 gene encoding large ribosomal subunit protein P3-like codes for MGVYTFVCRNSGGEWTAKQHSGEIEASAATPYALQRALVAAASAADSSSGVQSSFSMVTPTSAVFQVIVGAVGGGAMLVSAGGSAAAASSGAAAEAPKEEKKEEEKEESDDDMGFSLFD; via the exons ATGGGCGTCTACACCTTCGTGTGCCGCAACTCCGGCGGCGAGTGGACTGCCAAGCAGCACTCCGGCGAgatcgaggcctccgccgccacccCCTACGCGCTGCAGCGCGCCCTCGTAGCTGCTGCATCCGCGGCCGACTCCTCCTCCGGCGTTCAGTCGTCCTTCTCCATGGTCACCCCCACCTCCGCCGTCTTCCAG GTGATCGTCGGTGCTGTCGGTGGCGGTGCAATGTTGGTTAGCGCCGGTGGCAGTGCCGCCGCCGCATCAAGTGGTGCCGCGGCTGAGGCTcccaaggaggagaagaaggaagaggagaaggaagagaGCGACGACGACATGGGATTCTCCCTGTTCGACTAG
- the LOC136524342 gene encoding uncharacterized protein, producing MSTTILPALLSPPAALLPPTAAICSVTVVVRQRDSTGERLGGFVFLGLVLVALLVRWLFGLYLRAQQAAAAAPAPVAEAAAHVTLRAALLAFLLVASGADASPRTPEDFGRHQKLHSLQRFLADPTYFAFHGAEATPDGYYGFIATLDVYGFPELKHGQGTAGSVWVVDEGDGAQANAKAIIIGWNVLPALMTGLRLNTKCAGFQPEKGAAIAPGDVIQNVSTPKGGGTKQNLSLKIVKQGGASGDWVVHAGLNREPAPISAASPGRSSREASRRRRRPCGSAAW from the exons ATGTCAACGACGATCTTGCCGGCGCTCCTGTCCCCACCGGCGGCTCTCCTGCCCCCGACGGCGGCGATCTGCTCGGTGACGGTCGTCGTCCGCCAGCGCGACTCCACGGGCGAGCGGTTGGGCGGCTTCGTGTTCCTCGGGTTGGTCCTCGTCGCCCTCCTGGTGAGGTGGCTGTTTGGATTGTATCTGAGGGCGCAGCAGGCCGCGGCCGCGGCACCAGCACCGGTAGCGGAGGCAGCAGCGCATGTCACCCTACGAGCAGCTCTCTTGGCCTTTCTACTCGTAGCCTCTGGCGCCGATGCATCTCCAAGGACCCCGGAGGATTTTGGTCGTCATCAGAAGTTGCATTCGCTCCAGAGGTTTTTAGCCGACCCGACCTAC TTCGCGTTCCATGGAGCTGAGGCCACACCGGATGGCTACTACGGGTTCATCGCCACGCTGGACGTGTACGGCTTCCCAGAGCTGAAGCACGGACAAGGCACCGCGGGCTCAGTCTGGGTCGTGGATGAAGGGGACGGTGCACAGGCAAATGCCAAAGCCATTATCATCGGCTGGAATGTTCTGCCAGCTCT GATGACGGGTTTACGCCTGAACACCAAGTGCGCCGGATTCCAGCCGGAGAAAGGCGCAGCCATAGCTCCCGGCGACGTCATCCAGAACGTCTCCACTCCCAAGGGCGGCGGCACCAAGCAAAACCTGAGCCTTAAGATCGTCAAGCAGGGCGGCGCGTCGGGCGACTGGGTGGTGCACGCGGGCCTGAACCGTGAGCCGGCGCCCATATCGGCCGCTTCCCCAGGTCGCTCTTCACGGGAGGCTTCGCGGAGAAGGCGGCGGCCGTGCGGTTcggcggcatggtga
- the LOC136521411 gene encoding uncharacterized protein: MKREGRQHGTVRISRSKVLKTAAADAEAAAEPVAVAVAATEKAAGKPTNASRSTGKCRRPRCAGCHAHPVTKARDKAKGAHKLRACDVALNHRLVSWRVVDQGQGVPEYRGKSASSLLAYLAGGSGNSWHEEEEDGADEGGGIGANDAGLSDLYDLFVGRHADTDAGGQEVDPDPAARDTDVDDVGEIQAIGEQGLLLDDKEDGDDEEEEDDDDDMGFCMVGVTIAVEFSDGEEDWIVVEEI, translated from the coding sequence ATGAAGAGGGAAGGGCGGCAGCACGGCACAGTCCGGATCAGCCGCAGCAAGGTGCTGaagaccgccgccgccgacgccgaggcggcggcggagccggtggcggtggcggtggcggcgacggagAAGGCGGCGGGGAAGCCGACGAACGCGTCGAGGAGCACGGGCAAGTGCCGGCGGCCCCGGTGCGCGGGGTGCCACGCGCACCCCGTCACCAAGGCGCGGGACAAGGCCAAGGGCGCGCACAAGCTCCGcgcctgcgacgtcgcgctcaACCACCGCCTCGTGTCCTGGCGCGTCGTCGACCAGGGCCAAGGCGTCCCCGAGTACAGGGGCAAGTCCGCCTCCTCCCTGCTGGCGTACCTGGCCGGCGGAAGCGGCAACAGCtggcacgaggaggaggaggacggcgccgACGAAGGCGGCGGGATCGGAGCAAACGACGCCGGGCTCTCTGACCTCTACGACCTCTTCGTCGGCCGCCACGCCGACACCGACGCTGGTGGCCAAGAGGTTGATCCTGATCCGGCGGCGCGTGATACTGACGTAGATGATGTAGGAGAGATTCAAGCAATTGGAGAGCAGGGACTGCTGCTGGATGACAAGGAAGATGGGgatgacgaggaggaggaagacgacgacgacgacatgggGTTCTGCATGGTCGGCGTCACCATCGCGGTGGAGTTCTCCGACGGCGAGGAGGACTGGATCGTGGTGGAGGA